One genomic window of Mycteria americana isolate JAX WOST 10 ecotype Jacksonville Zoo and Gardens chromosome Z, USCA_MyAme_1.0, whole genome shotgun sequence includes the following:
- the GAS1 gene encoding growth arrest-specific protein 1 produces MVARSPARHGGGGGRRWPWPAAWLWLAAALGAVWPPRGSLVQGRRLICWQAVLQCQGEPECSYAYNQYAEACAPVLQQQPPAGGGGDGPAAAAGSGASSRRRCPSHCIAALIQLNHTRRGPALEDCDCAQDENCRATKRAIEPCLPRTSSPAAGGAGGPGGGPGGGGPGVMGCTEARRRCDWDSRCSLALNRYMTYCGKLFNGLRCTPECRAVIEDMLAVPKAVLLNDCVCDGLERPICESVKENMARLCFGADMGGNGAGSSGGSDGGLEEYYDEDYEEEPSQKGRDDAEDNAGSEPGFPVQADSAGRPAAAAWALLPSILLPLLPRL; encoded by the coding sequence atGGTGGCCCGCTCGCCCGCTCGGcacggaggcggcggcgggcgccgctgGCCGTGGCCGGCCGCCTGGCTGTggctggcggcggcgctgggcgccgTGTGGCCGCCGCGGGGCTCGCTGGTGCAGGGCCGGCGGCTGATCTGCTGGCAGGCGGTGCTGCAGTGTCAGGGGGAGCCCGAGTGCAGCTACGCTTACAACCAGTACGCCGAGGCGTGCGCCCcggtgctccagcagcagccgccggcgggcggcggcggggacgggccgGCGGCCGCTGCAGGCTCCGGCGCCTCCTCCAGGCGGCGGTGCCCCAGCCACTGCATCGCGGCCCTCATCCAGCTCAACCAcacccggcgcggcccggcgctgGAGGACTGCGACTGCGCGCAGGACGAGAACTGCCGCGCCACCAAGCGCGCCAtcgagccctgcctgccccgcacCAGCAgcccggcggccggcggcgccggcggccccggcggcggccccggcggcggcggccccggcgtcATGGGCTGCACGGAGGCGCGGCGGCGCTGCGACTGGGACAGCCGCTGCAGCCTGGCGCTCAACCGCTACATGACCTACTGCGGGAAGCTGTTCAACGGGCTGCGCTGCACGCCGGAGTGCCGCGCCGTCATCGAGGACATGCTGGCCGTGCCCAAGGCCGTGCTGCTCAACGACTGCGTCTGCGACGGGCTGGAGCGGCCCATCTGCGAGTCGGTCAAGGAGAACATGGCCCGCCTCTGCTTCGGCGCGGACATGGGCGGCAACGgcgccggcagcagcggcggctcGGACGGCGGCCTGGAGGAGTACTACGACGAGGACTACGAGGAGGAGCCCAGCCAGAAGGGGAGGGACGACGCGGAGGACAATGCGGGCTCCGAGCCCGGCTTCCCCGTGCAGGCGGATAGCgccggccggcccgccgccgcggcctgggcgctgctgccctccatcttgctgccgctgctgccgcggcTCTAg